A window of the Wolbachia endosymbiont (group A) of Pogonocherus hispidulus genome harbors these coding sequences:
- the rpsI gene encoding 30S ribosomal protein S9, giving the protein MKSSIINNNDWSEKTIKSAVDSLGRLYATGRRKESVARVWIKPGSGKFSVNKKGDLISYFKRESVCQIVKMPFVATSTLDKYDVFATVKGGGLSGQAGALAHGISRALSSVSQDLHSILRNGEFLTRDSRVVERKKYGQHKARKKCQFSKR; this is encoded by the coding sequence ATGAAGAGTTCTATAATAAATAACAATGATTGGTCAGAAAAGACAATTAAATCAGCAGTTGATTCGCTTGGTCGTTTATATGCTACAGGCCGAAGAAAAGAATCTGTAGCAAGAGTATGGATAAAGCCAGGAAGTGGAAAATTTAGTGTTAACAAAAAAGGCGATCTAATTTCTTATTTTAAAAGAGAGTCAGTGTGCCAAATAGTAAAAATGCCATTTGTAGCAACTTCTACGTTAGACAAATATGATGTATTTGCAACTGTAAAAGGTGGAGGGCTATCTGGTCAAGCAGGTGCTCTAGCTCATGGAATAAGCAGAGCTTTAAGTAGCGTAAGCCAAGATTTGCATTCTATATTACGTAATGGTGAGTTCTTAACTAGAGATTCACGTGTTGTTGAACGTAAGAAATATGGTCAACATAAAGCTCGGAAAAAGTGTCAATTTTCTAAGAGATAG
- the rplM gene encoding 50S ribosomal protein L13, which yields MKTFFLKEKQINKKWFVIDAEGLVVGRLAAFVATLLRGKHKPEYTPHMDCGDNVIIINAEKVHFTGKKLKDKIYYKHTGYSGGLKKTTPDNILNGKFPERVIEMAVKRMLDDGPMARRRFENLYVYSGSEHKHQGQQPEKIDFASLNRKNKK from the coding sequence ATGAAGACTTTTTTCTTAAAAGAGAAACAAATCAATAAAAAGTGGTTTGTCATAGATGCAGAAGGATTAGTGGTAGGAAGGCTCGCAGCATTTGTAGCGACACTATTACGTGGAAAGCATAAACCTGAGTATACACCTCATATGGATTGTGGCGATAATGTAATTATTATCAACGCAGAAAAGGTGCATTTTACCGGGAAGAAGCTTAAAGATAAAATTTACTATAAGCATACAGGTTATTCTGGTGGTTTGAAGAAAACTACTCCAGATAATATTTTAAATGGCAAATTTCCTGAGCGTGTAATAGAAATGGCAGTGAAAAGGATGCTTGATGATGGGCCTATGGCACGTAGACGCTTTGAAAATTTGTATGTTTATTCTGGTTCAGAGCATAAGCATCAAGGGCAGCAACCTGAAAAGATAGATTTTGCCTCTTTGAATCGTAAAAATAAAAAGTAA
- a CDS encoding FtsB family cell division protein, whose translation MLISKKKQKLLCLSAALLISSLTLYFSISTITGKRGLLTLIDLKKEIEYNKLLLKDVSSEKKKLDNKVFGLYEKSLDLDLLDEQAKNALGYVNPNELMVVLDVE comes from the coding sequence GTGCTTATATCTAAAAAGAAGCAAAAGTTACTGTGTTTAAGCGCAGCCTTGCTCATTTCTTCTCTTACATTATATTTCAGCATTAGCACAATTACAGGTAAACGTGGCTTATTGACGCTAATAGACTTAAAAAAAGAAATCGAGTACAATAAACTTTTGCTAAAGGATGTCTCTTCTGAAAAGAAAAAGTTGGACAACAAAGTATTTGGCTTATATGAAAAAAGCTTAGATTTAGATCTGCTTGATGAGCAAGCAAAAAATGCTTTAGGTTATGTGAACCCTAATGAACTTATGGTTGTTCTTGATGTGGAATAG
- a CDS encoding adenylosuccinate synthase: protein MNNIVIIGLQWGDEGKGKIVDYLSENADVVVRFQGGNNAGHTIVIGDEVYKLNLLPSAVLRTGKISIIGNGVALDSHALISEIESLKVKGVDVNYNNLMVSESCPLILSVHKDKEKLFEDLNGNHKIGTTNKGIGPCYEDKVGRRAIRLCDLENADELNKRVDTLLNYHNAIRKGLNYQVVKKEEILKEIQGISKKILSYKKPVWRILNDFVKEGKKIIFEGAQGTFLDIEHGTYPFVTSSNTVASQAITGSGLASNAYIIGVVKAYTTRVGNGPFPTEQKNEIGDSLFTIGKELGTVSNRRRRCGWFDAVLVRQAAQLSGVSSIVLTKLDVLDSFDTIKICTDYKYSGKMYDYLPASHSIQEKLEPIYEEFPGWKENTQGKRSIETLPINLIKYIDRLEKLIGVPIHLISTSPKREDVIELKDF from the coding sequence ATGAATAACATTGTAATTATTGGTCTGCAATGGGGTGACGAAGGCAAGGGTAAAATAGTAGATTATCTTTCTGAGAATGCAGATGTAGTTGTGAGATTTCAGGGAGGAAATAATGCAGGGCACACTATAGTAATAGGTGATGAGGTTTATAAATTAAATTTACTGCCCTCTGCTGTTTTGAGAACGGGCAAAATATCCATCATAGGAAACGGTGTTGCTCTTGATTCACATGCTCTAATCTCAGAAATAGAGTCATTGAAAGTTAAAGGAGTGGACGTAAACTATAACAACTTGATGGTATCCGAGAGCTGTCCATTAATACTTAGCGTACATAAGGACAAGGAAAAGCTATTTGAAGATTTAAACGGAAATCACAAAATTGGTACAACAAACAAAGGGATAGGGCCATGTTATGAAGATAAAGTTGGCAGGAGAGCTATACGCCTTTGTGATTTAGAAAACGCAGATGAGCTCAATAAAAGAGTGGATACTCTTTTGAATTACCACAATGCTATCAGAAAAGGCCTTAACTACCAGGTGGTTAAAAAAGAAGAAATATTAAAGGAAATTCAAGGGATTTCAAAAAAAATTCTTTCATATAAAAAACCTGTGTGGAGGATATTAAATGACTTTGTGAAAGAAGGTAAGAAAATAATATTTGAAGGCGCCCAAGGCACATTTTTAGATATCGAACACGGAACTTACCCTTTTGTTACTTCAAGTAATACTGTAGCGTCGCAAGCAATAACAGGCTCAGGATTAGCCTCCAATGCTTACATTATTGGTGTGGTAAAAGCTTATACAACAAGAGTGGGCAATGGTCCATTCCCTACTGAGCAAAAGAACGAGATTGGAGATAGCTTATTTACTATAGGCAAGGAACTTGGAACAGTGAGCAATAGAAGAAGGCGCTGCGGATGGTTTGACGCAGTTCTAGTGCGCCAGGCTGCGCAACTTTCTGGAGTTTCAAGCATTGTATTAACCAAATTAGATGTGCTTGATTCTTTTGATACAATTAAAATATGCACTGATTACAAGTACAGCGGGAAAATGTATGATTATTTACCCGCATCACATTCAATACAAGAGAAATTAGAGCCAATATATGAAGAGTTTCCTGGCTGGAAAGAAAACACTCAAGGTAAAAGGTCGATTGAAACATTGCCTATCAATTTAATAAAATATATAGACAGGTTAGAAAAATTAATAGGTGTACCAATTCATCTAATTTCAACTAGTCCAAAGAGAGAGGATGTTATTGAGCTTAAAGATTTCTGA
- a CDS encoding pyruvate, water dikinase regulatory protein codes for MTLKKLNLHLVSDSSGETVISVAKSALKHFRSVETIEYVWSFVKEEEQIDKILEEINKKSDEHNFVICTITDDELRKYLKDNCIKSKIPYRAILSHIIREISSYLEIEKDEKLDLHTEINNEYFQRIEAINYTINHDDGQNIQDIDKADIILVGVSRTSKSPTSMYLAYRGYKVANVPFVSEVPFYVDLAKLKNKLAIGVTINPSRLVEIRKNRLTSMNDKDNNTYASPTKVEKEIKEAEELFKQNNWPIIDVTRKSIEEVSATIIQYFNKMLSID; via the coding sequence ATGACCCTTAAAAAACTTAATTTACATTTAGTATCAGATTCAAGTGGTGAAACTGTTATATCAGTTGCAAAATCAGCTTTGAAACATTTTCGTTCTGTAGAAACAATTGAATATGTTTGGTCTTTTGTGAAAGAAGAAGAGCAAATTGACAAAATTCTGGAAGAAATTAATAAGAAAAGTGATGAGCATAATTTTGTTATATGCACTATTACTGATGATGAGTTAAGAAAATATCTAAAAGATAACTGCATAAAGTCGAAAATTCCTTATAGGGCAATATTATCGCATATTATCAGAGAAATTTCATCCTATCTTGAAATTGAAAAAGACGAAAAGCTTGATCTGCATACTGAAATAAATAATGAATATTTTCAGCGTATTGAGGCAATAAACTATACTATTAATCATGATGACGGACAAAATATTCAAGATATTGATAAGGCAGATATAATTTTGGTTGGAGTTTCACGCACATCAAAATCTCCCACCAGTATGTATTTAGCTTATCGAGGCTACAAGGTTGCAAATGTTCCTTTTGTTAGTGAGGTACCATTTTATGTCGACTTAGCAAAATTAAAAAATAAGCTGGCGATAGGAGTAACAATAAACCCAAGCAGACTGGTAGAAATACGCAAAAATAGACTTACTTCAATGAACGACAAAGATAATAATACATATGCTAGCCCTACAAAAGTAGAAAAGGAAATTAAAGAAGCAGAGGAACTTTTTAAGCAGAATAACTGGCCAATTATTGATGTTACGCGTAAGTCGATCGAAGAGGTATCAGCAACAATTATACAATATTTTAATAAAATGTTATCAATTGACTAA
- a CDS encoding HU family DNA-binding protein, whose amino-acid sequence MSKEDIIKQLKEDCSGQNIDITKSDLSEIHDVFIKIIKNELHGKGEIRLHGIGTFSTAISKEKQCRNPQNGEIMTVPEKIRVKFKASQTLLSILNGKEKAAVR is encoded by the coding sequence ATGAGTAAAGAAGATATAATAAAACAATTAAAAGAAGATTGTTCTGGTCAGAATATAGATATAACAAAATCTGATTTGAGTGAGATTCATGATGTGTTTATTAAAATAATAAAGAATGAGCTGCATGGGAAAGGTGAAATACGTCTGCATGGAATAGGAACATTTTCTACTGCTATAAGTAAGGAGAAACAATGTCGTAACCCCCAAAATGGTGAGATCATGACTGTTCCTGAAAAGATAAGGGTAAAATTTAAAGCAAGCCAAACTCTTTTAAGTATTTTAAATGGGAAGGAAAAAGCAGCAGTTAGGTAG
- a CDS encoding GNAT family N-acetyltransferase, producing the protein MKIEHTTSPSSKDIEFLLKKINEETVDKGTCNPFAFFIRDDTEQIIAGCSGFVIYGSIYTDLLWVHSDYRRKGMGKQLMEEVHDYGREMHCKIATVVTMNSKIFKEPTSIFNVSVHVIPQIISVFLFYLSIYHFLYLVY; encoded by the coding sequence ATGAAAATAGAACACACCACATCACCAAGTAGCAAAGACATTGAATTCCTACTCAAAAAGATTAATGAAGAAACCGTTGATAAAGGTACGTGTAACCCATTTGCTTTTTTTATTCGCGATGATACTGAACAAATTATTGCAGGTTGTAGCGGTTTTGTTATCTATGGTTCAATTTACACTGACTTGCTTTGGGTACATTCTGATTATAGAAGAAAAGGTATGGGAAAGCAGCTAATGGAAGAAGTTCATGATTATGGTCGTGAGATGCACTGTAAAATAGCAACCGTTGTAACCATGAACTCTAAAATATTTAAAGAGCCTACTAGTATCTTTAATGTAAGTGTTCATGTGATTCCACAGATAATCTCTGTTTTTTTATTTTATCTGTCCATTTATCATTTTCTATATCTTGTTTATTAG
- a CDS encoding PopZ family protein yields MHDEQGNQSVKDILEDIKKAISGKNASNDKAEIKDENDDVLYLEEEYPEDMEEDGKKENSEKEDIDNDDQSEEMACNNNQFNGHSYNSEEKKDIYLYDNIQMSNNKASNSGLQAQNNDHLILKENMEEIKALLGKMQNELQHKQQKRANLTVEELVTSLLKPQLSEWLNKYLHALVKEVVEKELKDIINNK; encoded by the coding sequence ATGCATGATGAACAAGGCAATCAATCTGTAAAAGATATTCTAGAAGATATAAAAAAAGCTATATCGGGTAAAAACGCAAGTAACGATAAAGCAGAAATAAAGGATGAAAATGATGATGTGCTATACCTTGAGGAAGAGTATCCAGAAGACATGGAAGAAGATGGCAAAAAAGAAAATAGTGAAAAAGAGGACATTGATAATGATGACCAAAGTGAGGAAATGGCTTGCAACAATAACCAATTTAATGGCCATAGCTACAATTCAGAAGAAAAAAAAGATATTTATTTGTACGATAATATCCAAATGAGTAATAACAAAGCGAGTAATAGCGGCTTACAAGCGCAAAATAACGATCATCTAATTTTAAAAGAGAATATGGAAGAGATCAAAGCGTTGCTTGGAAAAATGCAAAACGAATTGCAGCATAAACAACAAAAAAGAGCGAATCTTACTGTTGAAGAATTAGTTACATCTCTTTTAAAACCTCAGCTCTCAGAATGGCTGAATAAATATCTACATGCACTGGTAAAAGAAGTAGTTGAAAAAGAGCTCAAAGATATAATCAATAATAAGTAG
- the ccmC gene encoding heme ABC transporter permease CcmC yields the protein MFLLKPTNFTFFSKKALPWLGIVCFACFLIGMFLALFFSPEDYKQGEIVRIMYIHVPSAWLALGIYGLIASLSFISLVWNNSIASVLAHAAAPAGTVFSAMCLITGSIWGKGTWGTWWVWDARLTSMLILFFLYVGYLSLWSAFDNEARAEKSAAVFAIFSAINIPIVKFSVNLWSTLHQPASILRRGGVAIESSLLLPLIVMFMFCATFFLVVWILYSLHLINLYKIKREISMRY from the coding sequence ATGTTTTTATTAAAGCCTACAAATTTCACTTTTTTTTCTAAGAAAGCTCTACCTTGGCTTGGGATTGTTTGTTTCGCATGTTTTTTAATTGGAATGTTTTTAGCGTTATTCTTCTCCCCAGAAGATTATAAACAAGGAGAAATTGTACGAATTATGTACATTCATGTGCCTTCTGCATGGCTTGCTCTTGGAATATATGGATTAATTGCATCACTTAGTTTCATTTCATTGGTGTGGAACAATAGCATTGCTAGTGTCTTGGCACATGCTGCTGCTCCTGCAGGGACAGTCTTTTCGGCAATGTGTTTAATCACAGGCAGCATTTGGGGAAAAGGAACCTGGGGCACTTGGTGGGTATGGGATGCAAGGCTTACTTCAATGCTGATTTTATTTTTCCTATATGTTGGCTACCTTTCATTGTGGAGCGCCTTTGATAATGAAGCGAGGGCAGAAAAATCAGCAGCAGTATTTGCCATTTTTAGTGCTATAAATATTCCTATAGTAAAATTTTCCGTAAATTTATGGTCTACTCTCCACCAGCCAGCAAGTATTCTAAGAAGAGGTGGAGTAGCAATAGAAAGTTCTTTGCTGTTGCCACTCATTGTAATGTTTATGTTTTGTGCCACATTTTTTTTGGTAGTGTGGATACTATACTCACTTCACTTAATTAATTTGTACAAAATAAAAAGAGAAATTAGTATGCGGTATTAG
- a CDS encoding TolC family protein has product MFRLIITLAIIFSTISCYATDVGEVISKAIKNSSKIKSQFYQYKSAEKQLKSAGLVGFLPDISLQYNFDSSFNLYPYSQSNLSGKRLILSQKIIDGGGTFATFSRSSHLLKAEKMRFQQLKQELALNAVKAYVGVLQKTEILKLREHKERVSLEHLSAMKKRFSLGEVTNAEVLLAKAKFSSSISERVDAEGKLKLANIAYYHLIGEDADDLSEANDKLPSVPELNECLQLAKTNNLSLKAAVYQKRAAGMEVIAESSKLLPSLNLSASKNFGGDGIKLDKLLEEVSVVFTLDVPIFKRGVNAFGVSKAKMDAKKSTYDYYETVKNIEQAVVNAWNNVLTAKAIIKASQEAEKAAALALEGVEQEVNLSLKSTSDLLDTEDALFKARSDLVEAKSNYVISVYNLLFMIDSINL; this is encoded by the coding sequence ATGTTTCGATTGATTATCACACTTGCGATCATTTTTAGTACTATAAGTTGCTATGCAACCGATGTGGGAGAAGTGATAAGCAAAGCCATCAAAAATAGCTCAAAAATAAAGTCTCAATTTTACCAATATAAAAGCGCAGAAAAACAGCTTAAGTCTGCTGGGTTAGTTGGATTTTTACCTGACATTAGTTTGCAGTACAACTTCGATAGCAGTTTTAATCTTTATCCTTATAGTCAATCTAATTTATCTGGAAAACGCCTGATATTAAGCCAAAAGATAATAGATGGAGGTGGCACCTTTGCCACATTCAGTCGATCAAGTCATCTTCTCAAAGCAGAAAAAATGCGATTTCAGCAATTAAAACAAGAGCTTGCACTTAATGCTGTGAAAGCATATGTTGGTGTTTTACAAAAGACAGAAATATTAAAGCTCAGAGAACATAAAGAACGCGTTTCTTTGGAACATTTGTCAGCTATGAAAAAACGCTTTTCCCTTGGAGAGGTAACCAATGCTGAAGTTTTGTTAGCAAAAGCAAAATTTTCGTCTTCTATATCCGAAAGAGTTGATGCTGAAGGTAAATTAAAGTTGGCAAATATTGCTTATTATCATTTGATTGGCGAAGATGCTGATGACCTTTCTGAAGCTAATGATAAACTACCTTCTGTTCCAGAGCTAAATGAATGTTTACAGTTAGCAAAAACCAATAATTTATCTCTAAAAGCAGCAGTTTATCAAAAAAGAGCAGCCGGAATGGAAGTGATTGCTGAAAGCTCCAAGTTGCTTCCTTCTTTAAATCTAAGCGCAAGCAAAAATTTTGGGGGGGATGGTATAAAATTAGACAAGCTATTAGAAGAGGTCAGTGTTGTTTTTACTCTTGATGTTCCAATCTTTAAAAGAGGAGTTAATGCTTTTGGTGTCAGTAAAGCTAAAATGGATGCAAAAAAATCTACCTACGATTATTATGAAACGGTAAAAAATATAGAACAAGCAGTTGTAAATGCTTGGAATAATGTGCTGACAGCAAAGGCCATTATTAAGGCAAGTCAAGAAGCGGAAAAAGCAGCAGCTCTAGCATTGGAAGGAGTTGAGCAAGAGGTAAACTTAAGTTTAAAGAGTACATCTGACCTTTTGGACACTGAAGATGCATTATTTAAAGCACGTTCAGACTTAGTTGAAGCAAAAAGCAATTATGTGATTAGTGTTTACAATTTGCTTTTTATGATAGATAGTATAAACCTCTAA
- a CDS encoding pyridoxine 5'-phosphate synthase, producing MKLGVNIDHVATLRNARGTSYPDPLKAAEIAIDAGADFITVHLREDRRHIRDEDVFNLKKSISTELNLEIAATEEMLEIAKKVKPYSISIVPEKREELTTEGGLDIVNMHSKLSSIIEEMHSSSIKVSLFIDPNINQLKYFEKLEIKPDIIEIHTGDYCDNPSEKKLQLITNAAEYVNKLGIECHAGHGITYKHAKKMTRIPHISALNIGHYLISEAVFYSLHSVVKTMKMTMST from the coding sequence GTGAAACTAGGTGTTAATATCGATCACGTTGCAACCCTCCGCAACGCACGCGGAACTTCCTACCCAGATCCATTGAAAGCAGCAGAAATAGCCATTGACGCTGGAGCAGACTTTATTACTGTACACTTACGAGAAGATAGAAGGCATATTAGAGATGAAGATGTATTTAACTTAAAAAAAAGCATTAGCACTGAGCTAAATCTTGAAATTGCAGCCACGGAAGAAATGCTCGAAATAGCAAAAAAGGTAAAACCCTATTCGATTAGTATAGTACCAGAAAAAAGAGAAGAATTAACAACCGAAGGTGGCCTAGATATCGTGAATATGCACAGTAAACTTTCTAGTATAATAGAGGAAATGCATAGCTCTAGCATAAAAGTCTCACTGTTTATCGATCCAAATATTAATCAACTAAAATATTTTGAGAAGCTAGAGATAAAACCTGACATAATAGAAATTCACACAGGGGATTACTGTGATAATCCATCAGAGAAAAAGTTACAGTTAATTACTAATGCTGCAGAGTACGTCAATAAATTAGGAATAGAATGCCACGCAGGACATGGCATAACTTATAAACACGCTAAGAAGATGACAAGAATACCTCACATCTCAGCTCTTAACATAGGCCACTATCTAATTAGCGAAGCTGTATTTTACAGCTTACACAGCGTAGTAAAAACAATGAAAATGACAATGTCTACCTAA
- a CDS encoding ankyrin repeat domain-containing protein has protein sequence MAIEREKFFEIIREVSKSKDLSSDNVLKKVQDKLKKKSDENGIDSPYTIVYNIFKSNSFYKNHEFKLQTPDNTTARGTLLHFAVQCANALMVKLLLENKVSVTMKDHSGLTPLNIATSNGNQEIVQLLLSANANPQLEKNKDKTPRDIIIKTNKTPEGLVVNGNNAAAAPANVISPYLKQHDATRNDKQTSVTGESSDSTVDEQYLSVKDRIKKIESLRETHATCSDEQISTSLNESSSSDDSGICTESEDGEDIDAKNEELKKLEKELGESKSCIAEHETKLKEFNKENESLKQKIKSLENENTPLKSELGKTKTKTNKLSLEKVGKRQFSPKVAYASLAAMLVVGAALSIASGLSALLIVAASVVSALIAGGITYTISKPIAPDTELKGVDIQGSAQHGVCKT, from the coding sequence ATGGCAATAGAAAGGGAAAAATTTTTTGAAATAATACGAGAAGTAAGTAAAAGCAAAGACTTAAGCAGTGATAATGTATTAAAAAAAGTACAAGATAAATTAAAAAAAAAGAGTGATGAGAACGGAATAGATTCTCCATATACAATAGTATATAACATATTTAAATCTAACAGTTTTTATAAAAATCACGAGTTTAAGCTGCAAACGCCAGATAACACTACAGCACGAGGTACATTATTACATTTTGCTGTACAATGCGCTAATGCATTAATGGTGAAGCTTCTACTGGAAAACAAAGTAAGTGTTACTATGAAAGATCACTCTGGACTGACTCCTTTGAATATTGCTACTTCTAATGGTAATCAAGAGATAGTGCAGCTTTTACTAAGTGCTAACGCAAATCCTCAATTAGAAAAGAATAAAGACAAAACTCCAAGAGATATCATAATAAAAACGAATAAAACTCCAGAAGGTTTAGTTGTGAACGGGAATAATGCAGCTGCTGCACCAGCAAATGTTATAAGTCCTTATTTGAAACAACATGATGCTACACGTAATGATAAACAGACTTCTGTTACGGGTGAAAGTAGTGACAGTACAGTAGATGAGCAATACCTATCTGTCAAAGACAGAATAAAAAAAATTGAGTCATTGCGAGAAACACATGCCACATGTAGTGATGAACAGATCTCTACCTCTTTAAATGAAAGTAGTAGTAGTGACGACAGTGGAATATGTACTGAATCAGAAGATGGAGAAGACATTGATGCAAAAAATGAAGAATTAAAAAAATTAGAAAAGGAACTAGGAGAATCAAAAAGTTGTATAGCTGAACATGAGACTAAGTTGAAAGAATTCAATAAAGAGAATGAATCACTAAAACAAAAAATAAAAAGTCTGGAGAATGAAAACACACCACTTAAGAGTGAACTAGGCAAAACAAAAACTAAAACAAATAAATTGTCGCTAGAAAAAGTAGGAAAAAGACAATTTTCCCCAAAAGTTGCCTACGCGAGCCTTGCAGCTATGTTAGTAGTAGGTGCTGCTCTTAGTATTGCTTCCGGATTGTCTGCTCTATTAATAGTTGCAGCTTCTGTGGTATCTGCACTGATAGCCGGTGGCATTACATACACAATATCAAAACCCATCGCTCCTGACACTGAATTAAAAGGAGTGGATATTCAAGGTTCAGCGCAACATGGTGTTTGTAAAACTTAG
- the ykgO gene encoding type B 50S ribosomal protein L36 produces MKVKSSLKSHRNRDKNCKVVKRGGKIYIINKVKPRCKARQGS; encoded by the coding sequence ATGAAAGTCAAGAGTTCGCTAAAATCTCATCGCAACAGAGATAAAAATTGTAAAGTTGTGAAAAGGGGTGGTAAGATTTACATTATAAACAAGGTAAAGCCAAGGTGTAAAGCGCGTCAAGGTTCTTAG
- a CDS encoding RlmE family RNA methyltransferase: protein MNDQYVRKTSKDGYRSRSAYKLVEMDNKFKLFQEGQKIIDLGASPGGWSQVASQKGANVVALDMKPMNAINGVEFIQCDIINGLEILREKFKDQKFDVILSDMAPESCGLKSLDHIRIMLLCEAALNFAKHFLSHGGTFVVKIFQGESDKDFCNELKKMFKTVKYFKPKSSRSESTEMYLVSLGFIGSKPSI, encoded by the coding sequence TTGAATGATCAGTATGTGCGAAAAACTAGCAAGGATGGTTATAGGTCACGCTCAGCATATAAGCTGGTAGAAATGGATAATAAATTTAAATTATTCCAAGAAGGGCAAAAAATTATTGATCTTGGTGCTTCTCCTGGTGGATGGTCACAAGTCGCGTCTCAGAAAGGTGCAAATGTAGTTGCTCTTGACATGAAACCAATGAACGCAATTAATGGAGTAGAGTTTATACAATGCGATATTATCAATGGGCTTGAAATTTTAAGAGAAAAATTCAAGGATCAAAAATTTGATGTAATTTTATCTGACATGGCGCCCGAATCTTGTGGTTTAAAATCGTTAGATCATATCAGAATTATGCTTTTATGTGAGGCAGCGCTCAATTTTGCAAAGCATTTCTTGAGCCATGGTGGCACGTTTGTAGTAAAAATTTTCCAAGGAGAATCTGATAAAGATTTTTGTAATGAGCTAAAAAAAATGTTTAAAACAGTAAAATACTTTAAACCAAAGTCAAGTAGATCTGAATCTACAGAAATGTATTTGGTAAGTTTAGGCTTTATTGGCAGCAAACCTTCTATATAA